The Acanthopagrus latus isolate v.2019 chromosome 1, fAcaLat1.1, whole genome shotgun sequence genomic interval TCGGGAACACTCGACGACCAATCCAGAGAGAGCGCCATGAGGTCACCGGAGAGCAGCGGGTGATCTTCAGCCCCTGCAGGGAGCTCTTCAGCAGTCAGGACCTTCAGTAAGGCCCTGCAGAACTCCTGGGTCAGATCTCTGCTGTGGGTAAAGACGGACAAGACCGCGTCCTCGGTGCCGCCGATGAGGCGGACGTGCTGCCCTGCCAAGCTGATCTGGACCTTCTTAATCTCCATGAGATTAAAATGGTGGAAGACAGCCAAGGTGTCGCCTGAACTGAATTTACTCGACAGCACCGTTATGTCCTGTTCTGATAAGAGCAAGCAGCCCGGCTGTGGGATCGGCTGCTCGCGGTTGGCGGTTTGGATCCAGAAGATACTCAGGAGGTTGTTGAGTTTGATTTGAGGAGCGAGAGATTCTAACTTTTCTAGAATTGTCTGGGATGAAAGTGACCGTAGCTGAGACAAGGCTGGTGGCATCTGGACCAGGTTCTGATGAAACACCTCGGGACAAGTGTTTCTGAGGGACGACACGGAGCCTTCGGGCCACCCGGAGACGCCCGGGATCACAGGCGTGCTGCAGGTCTGAGGAAGACTCAGGCTGCGATCCATCGACACATCGACTGAACTGACTTTGTTTTCTGGAAGGACACAAGGTTCTGGTTCCGGTTTCAGCTGCATTCGATGGATCAGCGGCAGCTCTTTGGACATCTTGGTCACATACTGTGAGAGAACAACCTTCATGTCACCAGCTCGAACATTCAGGATGACGTCCCGCGTACCCTGCAGCCTTCTTCCTGCGTCCTTGTACGCGTCGGACAGCCTCCCAGTAAAATATCCCAAATCGTAGCTCCAGTTGGCTGCGACTCTCTCAGCTCCTGCGTCTGTCACTTGTTTTATCTGCTCACGAATGGATTCCTTTAACTTCTGCGTGGACGGGATGTAGCCAAAGACCGAGTTCAGCAAATTTGAGGGTCTGTCATTGGAAGGTTCTTCATCTTTTACTGTTACTGTCCCTGCTGCTGTTCGGTGTTTGTCTTTTCCCTCTGAGTCAGAAGAAGAGCGATcatccaccagcagctccttcaCTCCACCGTCAAgctttttatcatcatcatcatcatcatcaggaacACAGGAGGCAGAACTGCTCCGTTTCTTATCAGTGATATTCTCATTTTCATCAAATCTGTTGGTGGTTTTATCTGCTGAGTCGTCAGAACGATCTAGTTCAGATTCCGTCACTCTCCCTTCCCAACATTTGTTTTCGTCTCCGTCCCTGTAaggcacttcctgtttctccatCAGGGCTTCAGCTGTGGATTTGTCTCCTCTGTGAAGCTTCGAGAGGCTCGGCTCTCGTTCGTCCAGCATGTTTTCCTGGATGTGAAGGAGGGAGTTTTCCTCGAGCTCCGGTGGGAAGCTAGACCACAACCCGCCGACTCTCTGTGTGCACAAGGTGGAGGGAGAGTCCATGACTACATCGTCAAGAAGGACGTGAAGGTTCTTTGAATCATACTGAAGTCCTTAATCCACCCAGAATTACAGTTCCTCCATCACCAGGTGCACAGGTGAGTCGTAAGTGATTCAGAATTAACAGTGTTAGGAGAGACGGCATGCAAATTATTATGACAAGCgtaaaaacactttgaaactcCAATCAAACAGGAAAAGCAGCGTTTGCAAATACTTCTTGGTTCTAATTATTTCCTTCTTGGTGACGAGATGGATTTTCTTAACAAATTTCTTCTGAAAACACTATTTCACCCACGTTTAAATCCAGGTTGTTTGAAAGTTAAATCtatgttttgtctgtgtgttcatcCTCAGGGCCCGGTCACACCGACCCGCAGGGAAGAACTCGACTGCTGCACGACCGCGTGACGCCTGCGTTTCAGCCAAATGTTGCACTTAAACACACCAACAAGAATAAAGCCGACAGCTACGAGCTTGTAGCTTCTGGCTTAGTACCAGGCGGATCTGATCTACATTCCTCCCTCAAAATAGGGAAACTGGAAGTTTAACGACTGGAGAGCCGCGGTCGGGCCCGTTCTGGTGAAACTTTATAGATAAAATATCGATCCAGGTTGAACCGGGCCATGAATCTCACacctgatgtttgtcagtttgttgcagttttgtgttaaacCTCAGTGAACTACAACGTCTCATCAACacagcaccagaaccagcaaGGAGGCAAGTGGGTCAGAAAAGGTTCTGAACGAGGCGAAcgtcacaataaatctgctcatactGACGACTGcagttctgtgagaggagagctggttctggttctgtgagctgctgatttacaggagcagctctacagtgTTTAAGTTAGACCGTGTCACTAACGACGGTGTTTGTTCAAATAAGGTCCATGATgggaacaggaaggggcggAGCCtcaactctccctctcttgtaCTGGCGGAGGCGGAGAAAACACCCTAGTGGTGGAATCATTGATACTACAGCAACGTAGGTCCAGTTTTCACTTTGTCCTGGCCGTGttaaacagccaatcagagccctTTCTGTCAGGGATGGACTCCGCCATCAGTCGGCTGTAAAGCCACCGACAACGGCCAGCGAGCAGGAAACACCATCAATACTTGGACCACAGACACTGACGGCGGACCGTCAGCCCGGCACGTCGGCACCCTGAGGGGGGGAAGCAGCTTCCTGGACCAACTGAAACACGAAGGGCCCGGGTCCACATGGCGGCGTTCTCTGAACACAAGGCTCTGGTGACGTCACCGTGAtgctttttattattgtttgtgtctcctatggatgatgtcatcacccaCATTTCAACCCTGAAGACTTCAAACTAAAATCaatcacattttcctttttctttaattctaTGGAGATTTAAGATGTTCAGATTTTAAGTTAtgtcattttgtaattttgattcTCAGTGATCGATTATTCAGTTGCCATAATCCCAAAACCCAGAATCAGATCCTGGTTCTTACCTCATATTTCAGCCTCCTTGGATTAAtgttctgctgcttttcatCATCCTGAAAAGATGAAACTGAACATCAACTCTCAGcatcacaaaatgttaaatatccACTGAAATATTCTTCATTTGGAAAAACAGCAGGCAAGATTTTAATTAATACTCTTTAAAGAAAAGtgtaataaattatttcaaatgtcaaatcatACGTCACgattccaggaaaaaaaaaaagggtcaaatcaaacagaaccaggagaaataaaaaccagGCGGAGAAGAACCCAATTAAAAGAACTGCAAACCAAACTGACTGGAGTTGATCAATAACCGTATCGGGGAGATTCATGCAGATCACAGAGCAGGAGAGTCTCATCAGGACATTCAGAGCAGACGGATCCTGGTCTTACCTCGTCTGTTAATCTAACAGAGCTACTGTCGctaacttcctcctcctcctgcagggttAAAGAGCTGAACATCAGTTCTACACAGGAACAGAAGCTTCCACCCGCAAACACTCAAAGTAAAACGTCTGTCCCGACTTTTATTACAGAATCTGAAGTCCGTTTTTGTCCGTAATTAAAAGTTGAATGTTCTCAGCTGTTCAGGATGTTGGCAAACCTCCAACTGAAGGATGTTTTCAACTAATGATAACTGTCAGTGATTCATCTGCCACATAATAAATTCATGTCACGATCTATTCAACATGTATAAAACTGAGTCAGTTTCTGTCCTGCTTTCAAGGAAAATGTACCGTTGCCTCGTTAACAGCCCTGATTAATCTGATGCACATGACACAAACTGGAAGtgaaagtaagtaagtaaacaGTGAGTTCAGTAACACTGTCAGTATGGACGGAGGTTATTTCTGAACGCTCGTCTGgttgtttttaaactctgttcTCTAAATATACGAGTGACCACGTGGACGAGGACACCGTGTGACGGTCTGAGGTGTATAAAGTGAAGCAGCACCTTAATAAACTCTGCAGGTGAAGCGTGTGGATCAGTTCTCACCTTGAGGGATTCGCAGGACAGAGACAGAtccatgttgctgctgctgccgttcAGGAGGTTCATCTTGCGTAACCGTCGCTGGACTTCCTCTTCGATGTACGCGTTGATCCTGAGAATAATAACGAGGATGACAAACCAACGTGAGCGACAGCACGAACGTGTTTCTGGGACTGAAAGTGCAGAGCAGACGGCGTACCTGTCGTCTGACAGCGGCAGCAGCGTGTTGAGACTCTGGATGTGGCTGACGGGGGAGCTCGTCTTCTCCTCGCTGCTGATGGAGTGAGTCCTGTTGTTCTCCTCCCCTTCACTGATCCGCTGCCTCAGCTTCTGGATCTCCCGCTCCACTCTGCAGAGAAAACGACAGCGTGAGTTCTGGTTTCGCGGCCTGACTGAGGAGCTGGTGTGATCATGGACCGACTAACATCATGTTCTCACCTCTGCTGGTCCAGGTCGGCGCCCGTCCTCTGGTTCCGGGTGACCGAGCTCTTGTGTCTCTGCTCCTCGGCGTCGGGCTCCATGGAGACGCTGCGTCTCAGGGCCGAGTGCCTCCTCTCCAGCCGGGCCACCGCCTGCTCCAtcgcctccctctgctgcttctccttcGACTCCAGgatctccttctccttcctcctcaccttctcctcctgccGCGCCACGTTGGCCGTGAACTCGTAggtctcctgcagctgctggagctgctgagcgCTGTTCCAGTGGAggttcagtttctcctccttgtcctccagctccttctccaCCTGGTACAGCGTGTTGTCGAGGCCCGGCGGACTGTCGCAGTTCCCGTTGCTCCCGCCGCCACTGCGCTCCAGCATCTCcacggctctctgcttctcctcgGCCAGAGCCGGCAGGAGGCCGTCGGCCACCCGGGCCAGCTGACGCTCCTTGAACTGCAGCCTGTGCTCCGCCTGTTTGACCAGGTGCTCCTCCTGGCAGACGGCTGTCGCCTCCAGCGCtcccttctcctgctcctctttcagctgctgctgtcgttCTTTGAGGCTGCGGGCGAGGAGCAGCAGTGTATTCTGCTCAGCAGCGACCTCCTTCTCCAGGCgctccctctgctgcaggagtCCCTCCTCCAGCTGGCCCAGCTCCCTCACCTGCGCCTCCTTGAAGTCGGTGTATCGTGCCTTCGCAGATCTCGCCTCCTCGCTGGCATCCTCCACATCTGGCCGCTCTCCGGTTTCTTTAGCACGGAGGAGAGCTTCTCTGATCTCAGCCAGCGCTCGACGCTCCTCCTCCAGACGGCGGGCGTCCTCCCGGGTCAGCAGGGTGGTGGCCGCCTCGTGTTTCtccctcagctgctcctccagcctccCCACCAGGCTCAGCTGCTCccgctcctgctcctccagccgCCGCCGCTCAGTCTCCAGACGAACCTTCTGCTCTTCGCGCTCCCTCTTCAGCCTCTCCAGCTCGCGGTAGATCTCAGTCTGCTCTGCGGCCTCCTGAAGCCGCCgctgctcctcgtcctgctcctcctctgcatcaCCCTCCTCCTGGTGGTGCCTCGGCTGGAGGCCCGCCCCCTGGATATCTAAGCGTCTCTCCTCCTCGAAGCGCTCCTTCTCGGCCAGGAAGTCTTTCAGGCGGCTCTCGATGTCCTGGCTGCGGCGGCGGAGGCTTTCCTCCTGACGGAGGATCcgctgctgcacctcctcagACTCCTTACGCTggctctccacctcctgctgcagccgctcCAGCTCCGCCTTCTCACTCTGGTGCTTCGCCTCCATCTCCTTGATCAGCCTCCTGCAGCAACCACAGAAACAAGAGAGAGGCTGTTCAGATCTGACTCAGTGACggtctgtgatgtcacttcctgctctacatgtaaacaaacccactgagacaaacagacaaacaagttcatgtagaacatttgcagAATTCACCAGAAGGTCCAAATACTGTAGAAttagtcagagacagagtttcacagagtttataaacGTCTTCTTCCATCACAGTTTCACATCAGTCGAGTCTCGACTCTTGTACCTTTtcagctccagcttctccagctcttccctctgctgcctctcaaACTCCAACCTGCCCACACAAAAACCTCCATCAGATTCTTTTACTCCCGTCAAAATAAAgaagagcgcacacacacacacacacacacacacacacacacactcaactctACAGCTGGTGAAGTGCACTAAGTGAAAACAGCAGTCGACACTAAAAAATGAGGCTTCAAACTAAATGCCAGGCGATGCGTGAAAAGTAACGATGCATTCTCTACGGTCACACGTCAAGATGGAGACAGGAAGCAGCGGGGTGACaagcaaaataataaatatacaaaaaaaaaaaccagacaatGAGGGTTCAGATTCAGAGACTGGACGAGTCaacacatgtctgtgtgtcaaaAACGGGACAAGTTAGACAGGAAGTGGACGACTGAGTCTACCTGAGGAAGACGGGGCCCTTCTCAGTGAAGAGACTGTCAACAAGACGGGTCAGACAGTTAATTCATCCGGCTTCAACCATCAAGTGTGTACAGACGAAACGTTGGATGTGAATACTTCAGGACTCTAAAGGTTGTTTCAAGTTTGAGATGTGAAATTTGTAATGAAGGCGTGAGCTCAGTGTTTCGGGTTTCATGGGACCAGAATCTGacagcctgtgtgtctgtgtggagcaGATAAAGGAGCCTGAATGTGTCCTGAGGGGTTTGATGCAGAGGGCTGATGCACTGCAGGGAGTCTGAGCGGATCATCACATGCAGCTGCTGGTGTCGGTGTGTCGCTGCACTCACCCGGGGTTGTAGAGCATCACGGTGGACAAGTTCTCACAGGACTTGGACAGATCCGTCATAGAGAGGCTGAACGTGGACAGCAGGCcgctctgaggaggagaagtgggTCAGAAACATCAACCACACTGAGCTGGTTCAGTCCAGAGACTCAGGACACCAACACACTTCTGGTTTAGTACCATTTGAACCCAAACAACAGGGGAGACTCTCtgagtcttactgcacaattactatccaggttttctataaactgatcaatgtccaagttgtaaagtcagagttagaacagtgtggaactaaagtggcctgtaaagacggactagtgagtagatgagtctccgtgttgctgtgaggacgtttaatgtccccgacaacctctgtagtctcattcagacacttgttagcaaccgctaactgttgttagcacatgaagagcttcaggattaaactgtgggacattaatgatgaGTTATGTtcaagaacaaaacacattcaacaaacTCAGACTGTGAGACGAATTTCTGGGTTTTAGTACAACAACATTTGATAAACACACAGGACGATACCGAGCGGCTCATTTAGTCTCATCTAGAACTTTTGATAgtggaaatacagaaataacagTTTACTGCTtggtggaaacatggtttcagaTTCAGCTCTCAGCAGATAAAGTCTCCACACTTAAAGACTGTCTCACCTTTCGTTTCTCCCTCAGCTTGGCCGCCTCCTTCGGATGATTGAACCGGAACATGTTGGTCCTGCCGAGCAGAATCACAGCACCTGGACCGCAACACAACCGacagagactgaaaacactgcacacGACTCTGAAGACAACGATTatcacagatgttttcacagtGACGCAGCTGAAGAGAAGCGACTGATGAGGTTTGTGGCGTCTCACCCTGGTTGAGCTGCGACGGCTGCGTCACCTGGACTCCGTTCACTGAACACTGAGCGCCGCCGAGCGGCACCAGAGTCACTTTGCCGTTCTGGTTCTCAAACATGCAGTGTTCGCTCTCCAGGTCCAGACCGTGCAGGACTGCAGGAGGGAAGACGACACGGGAGACACATGGAGACTGTGAGcagtcacacaaaacaaacttctGCACGACGACAACGATCTTTTACAGATCTTCTGTGTGAGACGGTCGAGTGAAAAAAGGTCATAAAGAGATAAAGACAGCTCCGATTTTAGGTGTTTAAAGTTTTCAGTTATGAATCATTTGAGGTAAAGATGAAAACACTGTTGAATCTGAACATGAAACTGATAACTGAGGTTTGTGTGATGCAACGATCAATCGATCAgatcaagaaagaaaaatcaaaattctgACTCTAGTTTCCTGAAATTAATacttcttgtttgtttcctcctgtgATGAAACAAGATATTTGATCATCTTGGACCTTAAGAAACACAGATCCACACGTTTCACCCCTTTCTGACATCAACAGCGAAATTATAAACATgtaatttgtgtatttattctaTTTCCTTGTCTGTCTGAAGCTCTTCTGTGTTTCCCGCCTGTTTAaagtctgtctctgttgtttcttttcccctGGAGCTCATTACAGCAAACAGCTTCATGTAACAAACTCACTGATGTCCTGCTCGGTGGACGCGTCCTCTCTGCCCACGTACGTCCGTCCCTCCTGAGGAGAAAGCAGAAGAACAAAGACAGTCACTTCACAGAACAGGACACTTGACTCTGCTCAGGATTATTAAATGTTAGCTGGATGTCCTCCCCCCTcgttctcctctctgctgtgtaaAGAAGacgttttaatgtgtttgtttaatgagGCTGCGACTGTTCCTGAAACTTCTTGAAGTTTAAATATCTCCTCAGTTCATCCAGATATTTGAGGGCTCCTGATGTTCACCAGCTCATCAGCAGTTACAGATACAAATCCAGCTTTAAAGATGAAGTCAGTCAGTCGATGGcgtctctgtgtttcaggtgtttctCTCACCTTTAAGTGATACAGGATGATGCCGGTGCTCAGCAGGTCGTCGTCGATGCCGATGAGGTGAGGCAGCTCCGAGTCCAGCACCACCCCGATGCCCTCCTTCCTCAGAGCCAgagtctcctcctgcagacgcGTCCACAcagatcacattttaaaacctgaGCAGTAATTTCACAAAACCCTGACGCTAGTTGACCGATGAATGTGAAACTGTAGAGCCGTCCGTCTTCTTCCACcgaagcaaacacacattcttACCTTGAGGATGTTCTGAGTCTCGTTCCATTTGTTGGTCCACTCCTTCGTCAGCTCCAGAACCTGCAAACACCACAGAAACCTCCAAGTTACCACAAACCTCTGCAGCAGATCATCGCAGCTCACCTGCAGGTGTAAACACCTGgtctgcagctgcagtcagcacaAACATCTGACTTCAGACTCACTCTGGCTTCGTTCTGgtgcagcttctcctccataCTGAGCGCTGTGGGCGAATCCAGGAGGGCGATCtgacaacaccaacaccaacagacagaaacagagcgGGACATCAGTGACGTTcacactgtaaatgtgttgttatcattataatAATCACTAAGATCAAGTTAGAGAAGGAACAATGCAAAAGCTCAATTATTCAAAATAAGATAATTTCATTGTCTTTCCCTAAACGTGctcttaaagaaacagttcacccaaaaaatgtaaacccagtcatcctctcctcctcctgatgatgtaaagtcaggtgaagtgttagGTCAGATTTCTgcatgaactgttcctttagcTCCGCCCTCCTCTGGTCACCTGGTTGCCCTGAACCAGCAGCGCCTTCAGTCGGGCGATTTCGGCGCGCAGCTCTCTGATCAGCCGCACGTTGCCGTCCTCGTTGATGGTGGGCTTGTTGATGATGTTCTTGGCTCGGTTGGCGTATCGCAGTGTGCTGAGCGTCTCGCCGTAGTTCACGTCGGCGGGGGAGATCGCTGCGATGAGAattcaaacatcaaacatttctgttttacaggAGAGTTTAAATGTCGGCGTGTGGTTCGGTGTTTGCTGCTCACTGGCGATCATGATGGTCTTGGAGTTTCCACCCAGACTGTCTTTCAGCAGCCACGTCAGCACCGAGTCTCTGTAGGGGACGAACACCGACTTCTTCTTCAGGTTGGTGTTCACGCCGTCCTGCGACATGtcagctggacacacacacaggaaacgcatcagtcaacacacacacacacacacatccatgagTGTTCCAAAGCTGACTGTCGTCCTGCGTCTCTCACCCAGAGACGAGATGACGTTGCCGAGGGTAACCAGCGACTTGTTGATGTTTCCTCCTTCTTTCAGTCGGACGCCGGTCGCTCCGGTGGCGTCGGCTCGCTCGCTGCCGGCCAGATCGACCAGGTGGATCTTACTGACCGTCTCACTGGGCATCTCTGCATCGAACTTAGCCTGACGGAGACGGAGACGTCACAGTGTGAATATTTAAGATGTGACACaaggtttctctctctgacatcGGCGAAGCGTTCCCAACCTGCGTGAAGTTGATGGTGAAGATGGCGTGCGAGCGGCTGCTGACGTCGTTCATGCCGGT includes:
- the kif16ba gene encoding kinesin-like protein KIF16B isoform X3, which codes for MASVRVAVRVRPMNRREKDLTAKCIIRMEGNKTSITNLKLPEGIAGESTRDRTKTFTYDFSYDSMDSKSSTFVSQEKVFKDLGSDVLKAAFEGYNACVFAYGQTGSGKSYTMMGNPGDPGLIPRFCESLFSRISDATRWDEASFRTEVSYLEIYNERVRDLLRRKSTQTYNLRVREHPKDGPYVEDLSKHLVQNYSDVEELMEAGNINRTTASTGMNDVSSRSHAIFTINFTQAKFDAEMPSETVSKIHLVDLAGSERADATGATGVRLKEGGNINKSLVTLGNVISSLADMSQDGVNTNLKKKSVFVPYRDSVLTWLLKDSLGGNSKTIMIATISPADVNYGETLSTLRYANRAKNIINKPTINEDGNVRLIRELRAEIARLKALLVQGNQIALLDSPTALSMEEKLHQNEARVLELTKEWTNKWNETQNILKEETLALRKEGIGVVLDSELPHLIGIDDDLLSTGIILYHLKEGRTYVGREDASTEQDIILHGLDLESEHCMFENQNGKVTLVPLGGAQCSVNGVQVTQPSQLNQGAVILLGRTNMFRFNHPKEAAKLREKRKSGLLSTFSLSMTDLSKSCENLSTVMLYNPGLEFERQQREELEKLELKRRLIKEMEAKHQSEKAELERLQQEVESQRKESEEVQQRILRQEESLRRRSQDIESRLKDFLAEKERFEEERRLDIQGAGLQPRHHQEEGDAEEEQDEEQRRLQEAAEQTEIYRELERLKREREEQKVRLETERRRLEEQEREQLSLVGRLEEQLREKHEAATTLLTREDARRLEEERRALAEIREALLRAKETGERPDVEDASEEARSAKARYTDFKEAQVRELGQLEEGLLQQRERLEKEVAAEQNTLLLLARSLKERQQQLKEEQEKGALEATAVCQEEHLVKQAEHRLQFKERQLARVADGLLPALAEEKQRAVEMLERSGGGSNGNCDSPPGLDNTLYQVEKELEDKEEKLNLHWNSAQQLQQLQETYEFTANVARQEEKVRRKEKEILESKEKQQREAMEQAVARLERRHSALRRSVSMEPDAEEQRHKSSVTRNQRTGADLDQQRVEREIQKLRQRISEGEENNRTHSISSEEKTSSPVSHIQSLNTLLPLSDDRINAYIEEEVQRRLRKMNLLNGSSSNMDLSLSCESLKEEEEVSDSSSVRLTDEDDEKQQNINPRRLKYEHLVCRPLGTSADVLQEPVKISIPRHVLRGQGKDEHFEFEVKIAVLDETWTVFRRYSRFREMHKSLKLKYPELAALEFPPKKLFGNRDERMVAERRNHLERYLRNLFRVMLSSSSSPLRADADGGFHLTKHAICDFSPFFKKGVFEYSSHGTG